TTTATGTTTTAAACATCCCCATGCTCCTTTCCCAACACGATGAATGTGCACTGCCGTAATAAAACGAGTATCTTTTTGATGTGCTTGTGAATCAGTTCCAATAGACAGTCGATATAAATTGCGTGGATCTCTTTTAATAAAATTACAGATGCGTGAGAAAACCGTTTCAAAATTCATATTTCTCTCTGATACATTATAAAATGGATGCTCACCGTCCACATAGTCACGTCCCTTCGATTAGACAGACTTTTTGCATTCTCATTGTATGGGACAAAAGAGGAAAATATGACTTTATTATCCTTTACTTGTTTCTATATTTCGGATGGAATACTTACATGCTGGACAAGTATAAATTACATTCTGATTAGACTGAGCTGTTAGCACATGATCAATTTCAAATGACATATGACATTTTGGACAAACAACAATTGGTAATCGTTCCACACTCCACATTCCCTTCAAACTTTTAATACCAGTGTAGGAAGAACCAAAAAATCTTATACATATAAAGTGAAACTTCCATCAAGCTTTTACAAATCGTTATCTCCACATATCTTCTTTAATTCCTTATCCTCTTACTACCCATTAATGAAGAATGAAGTTATTATTAAAATCACCAAAAAAGGTACCGCTTCTCGCGGTACCTTTTTTGTATGTATCAAGAAATAATATCGTAGATCTCAATTGCAACCATATCAATGTTATCGAATTGATACACTTGTGGCTTTTCGCCTTGCTGATACACTTCTAACTCATACATTTCACTTTTATCGAAAAATTTCACGCTACATTTGCGTTCACCGTTCACTTCAAAATAGCGTTGTGCTACTTCACCGCTTTCAGCTTGTTCTTGTAGACTAACAAGTCGAGTTAAAATTCCTTGGAGTAGAGACATGAAATCTCCCCTTTCTCTAATCTTCCTACCAATAGGTTTTACAGCTATACTCATTCTATCCGTCATAACAGAAAAAATGTTCCACACTCTAGGATAAAGCTTCTTGACGAGAAACTCAACTAAAATTTGTCGAAAAAAGAAGTAAAAAGCGGAAAGGAAATCTTTTTTTTCCTTTATTGCGGTTTTTGTAGCTGCGGAATATAATAAAAAGCAGAAAAAGAGGAGGATTTATAATGAAAAAAATAGAGGTTTATACACAACCAGATTGCCCACCATGTACCATTGTAAAAGAATTCTTAAAACACAACAACATAACATACAAAGAATTTGATGTCAAAAAGGATACCGCTGCTCGCGACCGTCTTTTATATGACTATAACTCATACTCAACTCCAACCGTTGTCATTGATGGGGAAGTTGTCTCTGGTTTTCAAATTGAAAAATTACAACAGTTACTAAATCTAGAACAGGAATAGGCAATGATTCACCTATTCCTGTTCTTTCAACTCTTGTAATTTTTTCATTTCTATTAAAAGCTCCTGACTCTCATGATAACCAGCTAATTTCCATTTCCCTTCTTCCTTTTGCAACGTGATAATTTGATATTGTTCATTTTTCACCCATTCATATACGTATAAAAGCCCATGTTCTTCGTCAAATGCTAACTTTGTTTGAGAAGTAAAAGAAAAAGGAGCTTCTTTTGTAGGAAGTAAATGTTCACCACTTTGTTTGTCACCGTTACTATTTTCATCTGTAAAAACTTGAAGAAAGTTATTTGTAAAATAAGGTGATAGTGCATCATACATCTTCCCCATTGATAAATGCTTCCCACGAATTGAAAATTGTACCTCATATCCCTTTTGAATGGTTGTAAACACTTCTTTTCGATCCACTTTTATTTCTTCTTTACCAAGAACCGTTGTAACACTATACCCAACTAGAAAGGCAACACATAAAAATAGAACAAACCAAATTCCATATTTTCTCATTTTCTCACCTTCCTTTAACAGAGCTTGTCTTTGTAGTATTCATTGTAACAATGATTATGTAAAGAAAGGGATGGTTTCGTTCGTAAAATCTTTACAATGATAGACAGCATTTTTGCCATCTTTTTCACTATTACCAATTTATGCTAAAAACAAACAAAAAAATGCACGAATTGCTTCGTGCATTAAAATAAAACATCTTCTTCGTATAAAAATTCATAGGACAAATCAATAAATAAAAAATGTTCATCGTCAATTGGAAAGGAAAACGTTCGTACCATCTCTCCTGTTTCTATATCTGCATATAAATCAGAGAGTCTTGCTTTATTTTCAAATCTCATTTTCATTATATTTTCTAAAAAATACGGACGCCAGCTCCAATTTTTCATATAATACTCTGGCATAACAATCCATTCACCATCTTTTTTCATAATGTTTCCTGATTGCTGAAAGCCGTCTTCATTACAAATAAAGATTCGAAAACTATAATGCGATACATGTTGACTAAAATGCAATAACCAATCATTAACGTCTTCATTCTTTTTCTGCTTAGATAAAACATTCCCAACTTGATTACGCAATGTTTCCGTTAATTGATAAATTTTTTGTAGTTTTTTCTTTTCATGTTGAATAAATTGATGACATTCATTACCAAGACGTTCTTTTAAAATATCCGCTTCAATAAAATCAGGTAAACATTTTTTTAAATAATCCCCTTGATAATATCTTCCACCATTTTTCCAAGCGTATTGCAGTTGGTAAAAAGCATCAATTTCTTCATATAATAATGTCGCACCAATTCTTCTTGCTAATAAAGACAAAGAATATAAAATATCTTGATAAGATTGTAAAAGTGCAGTTTGTCTTAAATTCGTTAAGTCCACCTTTAAAATATCAGGTGCCAGCACACTAATTCGTTCTAGATTACTCGTACCTGTCCCTACTTTATTAATTGAAATTTGAATGCCATATGTACGGTAATACATAAGTAAGTGATTAAATTGTTCTATATCTTCCTTACAATCATGCTCTGTTATTTCTAAAACGA
This sequence is a window from Bacillus pseudomycoides DSM 12442. Protein-coding genes within it:
- a CDS encoding YkuJ family protein, with the protein product MSLLQGILTRLVSLQEQAESGEVAQRYFEVNGERKCSVKFFDKSEMYELEVYQQGEKPQVYQFDNIDMVAIEIYDIIS
- a CDS encoding EAL domain-containing protein, with the protein product MVDALDVMSNLDKVLPYYQAIFSADEHTVIGYEVVGRIQTEEGIQSLSSFFHDDSIPGEFQLEADNVIVEKALERYLETDQKFLLFIHRGANILMNDEDESLLHLLLMYEKKGLNLGNIVLEITEHDCKEDIEQFNHLLMYYRTYGIQISINKVGTGTSNLERISVLAPDILKVDLTNLRQTALLQSYQDILYSLSLLARRIGATLLYEEIDAFYQLQYAWKNGGRYYQGDYLKKCLPDFIEADILKERLGNECHQFIQHEKKKLQKIYQLTETLRNQVGNVLSKQKKNEDVNDWLLHFSQHVSHYSFRIFICNEDGFQQSGNIMKKDGEWIVMPEYYMKNWSWRPYFLENIMKMRFENKARLSDLYADIETGEMVRTFSFPIDDEHFLFIDLSYEFLYEEDVLF
- a CDS encoding DUF3993 domain-containing protein → MRKYGIWFVLFLCVAFLVGYSVTTVLGKEEIKVDRKEVFTTIQKGYEVQFSIRGKHLSMGKMYDALSPYFTNNFLQVFTDENSNGDKQSGEHLLPTKEAPFSFTSQTKLAFDEEHGLLYVYEWVKNEQYQIITLQKEEGKWKLAGYHESQELLIEMKKLQELKEQE
- a CDS encoding glutaredoxin family protein; amino-acid sequence: MKKIEVYTQPDCPPCTIVKEFLKHNNITYKEFDVKKDTAARDRLLYDYNSYSTPTVVIDGEVVSGFQIEKLQQLLNLEQE